In the Ursus arctos isolate Adak ecotype North America unplaced genomic scaffold, UrsArc2.0 scaffold_19, whole genome shotgun sequence genome, one interval contains:
- the LOC113252502 gene encoding carbohydrate sulfotransferase 6 — translation MWLPRISSTAVTVLLLAQTGILLFLVSWPRPPSPAGGKERVHLLVLSSWRSGSSFVGQLFSQHPDVFYLMEPGWHVWTTLSQGSAPALHMAVRDVVRSVFLCDMDVFDAYLPWRRNLSDLFQYAVSRALCSPPACSAFPRGAISSEAVCKPLCARQPFRLAQEACRTYSHVVLKEVRFFNLQVLYQLLNDPALNLRIVHLVRDPRAVLRSREQTAKALARDNGIVLGTNGTWVEADPGLRVVREVCRSHVRIAEAATQKPPPFLRGRYRLVRFEDLARAPLPEIRALYAFAGLSLTPQLEAWIHNITHGSGPGARREAFKTSSRDAVNVSQAWRHALPFAKIRRVQELCAGALQLLGYRPVFSESEQRNLALDLVLPRGPSSFSWASSTAAHP, via the coding sequence ATGTGGCTGCCCCGCATCTCCAGCACGGCGGTGACCGTGCTCCTGCTGGCGCAGACTGGCATCCTGCTTTTCCTGGTCTCCTGGCCCAGGCCGCCGTCCCCAGCCGGCGGCAAAGAGCGGGTGCACCTGCTGGTGCTGTCCTCATGGCGCTCAGGCTCGTCCTTCGTGGGCCAGCTTTTCAGCCAGCACCCCGATGTCTTCTACCTGATGGAGCCCGGGTGGCACGTGTGGACCACCCTGTCCCAGGGGAGCGCGCCGGCGCTGCACATGGCCGTGCGCGACGTGGTGCGCTCCGTCTTCCTGTGTGACATGGACGTGTTCGACGCCTACCTGCCGTGGCGCCGCAACCTGTCGGACCTCTTCCAGTACGCGGTGAGCCGCGCGCTGTGCTCGCCGCCCGCCTGCAGCGCCTTCCCGCGCGGCGCTATCAGCAGCGAGGCGGTGTGCAAGCCGCTGTGCGCGCGGCAGCCCTTCCGCCTGGCCCAGGAGGCCTGCCGCACCTACAGCCACGTGGTGCTCAAGGAGGTGCGCTTCTTCAACCTGCAGGTGCTCTACCAGCTGCTCAACGATCCCGCGCTCAACCTGCGCATCGTGCACCTGGTGCGCGACCCGCGGGCCGTGCTGAGGTCGCGCGAGCAGACGGCCAAGGCGCTGGCGCGCGACAACGGCATCGTACTGGGCACCAATGGCACGTGGGTGGAGGCCGACCCCGGCCTACGCGTGGTGCGCGAGGTGTGCCGCAGCCACGTGCGCATTGCGGAGGCAGCCACGCAGAAGCCGCCGCCCTTCCTGCGGGGCCGCTACCGCCTGGTGCGTTTCGAGGATCTGGCGCGGGCGCCGCTGCCCGAGATCCGCGCGCTCTATGCCTTTGCGGGCCTGAGCCTCACGCCGCAGCTCGAGGCCTGGATCCACAACATCACGCACGGGTCCGGGCCCGGCGCGCGCCGCGAGGCCTTCAAGACCTCGTCCAGGGACGCGGTCAATGTCTCCCAGGCCTGGCGCCACGCACTGCCCTTCGCCAAGATCCGCCGCGTGCAGGAGCTGTGTGCCGGCGCGCTGCAGCTGCTGGGCTACCGGCCCGTCTTCTCCGAGAGCGAGCAGCGCAACCTCGCCCTGGACCTCGTGCTGCCGCGCGGCCCTAGCAGCTTCAGCTGGGCGTCATCCACTGCTGCGCACCCCTAA